A window of the Lactuca sativa cultivar Salinas chromosome 5, Lsat_Salinas_v11, whole genome shotgun sequence genome harbors these coding sequences:
- the LOC111878849 gene encoding fasciclin-like arabinogalactan protein 7, translating into MDSIKIFMCFTTLLFAYAQAATLAAESPPIILTPTPAPAPAPDYVNLTELLSVAGPFSTFLKYLESTKVIETLQNQANNTEEGITLFVPKDKAFTSLKKPSLSNLTADQLKQLCLFHALPHYYSLSDFKNLSGAGPVNTLAGGQYTLNFTDTSGTVRIGSGWTNTKVSSSVHSTDPVAIYQVDWVLLPEAIFGTDIPPPAPAPAPVPDIAPVADAPEADGGKGKGKAASSSSPSSSDRIIGWSVWRCVMMVVVSVGFAVVL; encoded by the coding sequence ATGGATTCGATCAAGATTTTCATGTGTTTTACCACACTCCTGTTTGCATATGCACAAGCAGCAACATTGGCCGCCGAGTCACCGCCGATTATCTTGACACCAACTCCGGCACCGGCACCAGCGCCGGACTACGTTAACCTCACCGAGCTCCTGAGCGTCGCTGGTCCTTTCTCTACCTTCCTTAAATACCTTGAATCAACCAAAGTCATCGAAACCCTACAAAATCAAGCCAACAACACAGAAGAAGGAATCACTCTGTTTGTACCCAAAGACAAAGCATTTACTTCCCTGAAAAAACCCTCCCTGTCAAACCTCACCGCCGATCAGCTCAAACAGCTCTGTCTTTTCCACGCGCTGCCACATTACTACTCGCTTTCAGACTTCAAGAACCTGAGCGGCGCCGGCCCTGTTAACACGCTCGCCGGAGGTCAGTACACGCTGAACTTCACAGATACCTCCGGCACCGTTCGTATTGGGTCCGGTTGGACTAACACAAAAGTGAGCAGCAGTGTGCATTCGACGGATCCTGTTGCCATTTACCAGGTGGACTGGGTGCTCCTTCCTGAAGCCATTTTCGGAACTGATATTCCTCCTCCGGCACCTGCTCCGGCACCGGTGCCAGATATTGCTCCGGTTGCTGATGCTCCAGAAGCAGATGGTgggaaaggaaagggaaaggctgCGAGTTCATCATCGCCTTCCTCTTCTGACCGGATTATAGGGTGGAGCGTGTGGAGGTGCGTGATGATGGTGGTTGTTTCCGTTGGATTTGCGGTGGTGTTGTAA